A stretch of Campylobacter concisus DNA encodes these proteins:
- a CDS encoding ATP phosphoribosyltransferase regulatory subunit: MNENALNVYEHEIPNGSKLYFASSAKLKRQIEQKASEILENEGFSEIVTPFFSYHQHLSVDATNLLRFSDSLNHEISLRADSTVDTVRIVLRRLKANESKRWFYIQPVFRYPSQEIYQIGAELIGENDVLKSINIVAKLLNELKMDTFLQVSNIQIPRVICEILSVPIEIFENGQMEKILSQNVPWLSALALLKSVDELDEVIKISPSKLKEPLENLRNLASALEYKNLRIVPLYYSKMRYYDSLFFRFLRNNSIIASGGSYEIDGKINSGFAVYTDALIEEKINLRK; this comes from the coding sequence ATGAATGAAAATGCTTTAAATGTTTATGAGCACGAAATCCCAAATGGAAGCAAGCTATACTTTGCCAGTAGCGCAAAGCTAAAGAGGCAGATCGAACAAAAAGCTAGTGAAATTTTAGAAAATGAAGGCTTTAGCGAGATCGTAACGCCATTTTTCTCATATCACCAGCATTTAAGTGTAGATGCTACAAATCTTTTACGTTTTAGCGATAGCCTAAATCACGAGATAAGTCTAAGAGCTGATAGCACGGTAGATACTGTAAGGATCGTGCTTAGAAGACTAAAGGCAAACGAATCAAAAAGATGGTTTTATATCCAGCCAGTCTTTCGCTATCCAAGCCAAGAAATTTATCAAATCGGAGCCGAACTAATCGGTGAAAATGATGTTTTAAAAAGCATAAATATCGTAGCAAAGCTTCTTAATGAGCTAAAAATGGATACATTTTTGCAAGTGAGCAATATACAAATTCCAAGAGTGATTTGTGAAATTTTAAGCGTGCCTATTGAAATTTTTGAAAATGGGCAAATGGAAAAAATTTTATCTCAAAATGTTCCATGGCTAAGTGCTCTTGCTCTTTTAAAGTCAGTTGATGAGCTGGATGAGGTGATTAAAATTTCTCCAAGCAAACTAAAAGAACCGCTTGAAAATTTGAGAAATTTAGCCAGCGCTTTAGAATATAAAAATTTAAGAATAGTTCCGCTATATTACTCGAAAATGAGATATTACGATAGTTTATTTTTTAGATTTTTAAGAAATAACAGCATAATAGCAAGTGGCGGCAGCTACGAAATAGACGGAAAAATAAATAGTGGTTTTGCTGTTTATACGGATGCATTGATAGAAGAAAAAATTAATTTAAGGAAGTAA
- a CDS encoding adenylosuccinate synthase codes for MRKADLVVGVQWGDEGKGKIVDMLGLNYDMICRSQGGHNAGHTIWVDGVRYALHLVPSGILHKNIINIIGNGVVVCPEVLITEMAQFENLEGRLYISDKAHLNLSYHSQIDQAKERLKGEKAIGTTGKGIGPTYADKISRSGHRVGELLEPERLCDALMHDFETNKCVFDALGVKIPNENELLEELKRYKEVLAPFIANTTNLVWKALDENKKVLLEGAQGTLLDIDHGTYPYVTSSNTISAGACTGLGLNPKEIGEVIGVIKAYTTRVGFGPFPTEDKGVNGDKMCDIGKEFGTTTGRRRRCGWFDAVSVKYASRLDGVDTYALMKLDVLDGFEVVKICKAYQYNGETIDYMPTDLENATPIYEELAGWDSVKGISKYEDLPANARAYIKRIEELTGVKIGYISTSPERSDTIIR; via the coding sequence ATGAGAAAGGCTGATTTAGTAGTTGGAGTTCAATGGGGTGATGAGGGCAAAGGCAAGATAGTTGATATGCTAGGACTAAACTATGACATGATCTGTCGCTCACAAGGCGGCCATAATGCCGGCCATACTATCTGGGTTGATGGCGTTAGATATGCTTTGCACCTTGTTCCAAGCGGAATTTTACACAAAAATATCATAAATATCATTGGCAATGGTGTTGTTGTTTGCCCAGAAGTATTAATCACTGAAATGGCACAGTTTGAAAATTTGGAGGGAAGACTTTATATTAGTGATAAAGCACATTTAAATCTAAGCTACCATAGCCAAATCGATCAAGCAAAAGAGAGACTAAAAGGCGAAAAAGCAATCGGTACGACTGGAAAAGGCATTGGACCAACTTATGCTGATAAAATAAGTAGAAGCGGTCACAGAGTAGGCGAACTACTTGAGCCAGAGCGTTTGTGCGATGCTTTAATGCATGATTTTGAGACAAACAAATGCGTATTTGACGCACTTGGTGTAAAAATTCCTAACGAGAATGAATTGCTTGAAGAGCTAAAAAGATATAAAGAGGTTTTGGCTCCATTTATCGCAAATACTACAAACCTAGTGTGGAAGGCACTTGATGAAAATAAAAAGGTATTACTTGAAGGCGCTCAGGGCACGCTCCTAGATATCGATCATGGTACATACCCTTATGTCACTAGCTCAAATACTATAAGTGCAGGTGCTTGTACAGGGCTTGGACTAAATCCAAAAGAAATCGGTGAAGTAATAGGTGTTATAAAAGCTTACACAACTCGTGTTGGCTTTGGCCCTTTCCCGACAGAAGATAAAGGCGTAAATGGCGATAAGATGTGTGATATCGGTAAGGAATTTGGCACAACAACAGGCCGCCGTAGACGTTGTGGTTGGTTTGATGCTGTGAGTGTAAAATACGCATCAAGGCTTGACGGTGTCGATACTTATGCACTTATGAAGCTTGATGTTCTTGATGGATTTGAGGTGGTAAAAATTTGCAAAGCTTATCAATATAATGGTGAAACTATCGATTATATGCCGACAGATCTTGAAAATGCAACTCCTATCTATGAAGAACTTGCAGGCTGGGATAGTGTAAAAGGTATAAGCAAATATGAAGATCTGCCAGCAAATGCAAGAGCTTATATCAAGAGAATAGAAGAGCTAACTGGCGTAAAGATCGGCTACATCTCAACAAGCCCTGAAAGAAGCGATACGATCATTAGATGA
- a CDS encoding flagellar export protein FliJ: protein MKSKFTSIVRVKKQEMDKVEAKLAVARLNVRNFEENLVHLRAKLEEFCLPKSGNIGELKENLEFIKIARQELNACKESLEIAKKEVSHYEYKYKNANLEYEKMKYLEKEEFKKEIKRIQKAEALALDEFAVMKFTAKSEL, encoded by the coding sequence ATGAAAAGCAAATTTACCTCTATCGTCCGCGTAAAAAAACAAGAGATGGATAAGGTAGAGGCAAAGCTTGCCGTTGCTAGGCTTAATGTAAGAAATTTTGAAGAAAATTTAGTACATTTAAGAGCAAAGCTTGAGGAGTTTTGCTTGCCAAAAAGTGGCAATATAGGTGAGCTAAAGGAAAATTTAGAGTTTATAAAGATAGCAAGGCAAGAGTTAAATGCCTGCAAAGAGAGCCTTGAAATAGCTAAAAAAGAGGTTTCGCATTACGAATATAAATATAAAAATGCAAATTTAGAGTACGAAAAGATGAAATATCTAGAAAAAGAAGAGTTTAAAAAAGAGATAAAACGTATACAAAAGGCCGAAGCACTTGCACTTGATGAGTTTGCGGTGATGAAATTTACAGCTAAGAGCGAGTTGTGA